One part of the Raphanus sativus cultivar WK10039 chromosome 7, ASM80110v3, whole genome shotgun sequence genome encodes these proteins:
- the LOC108816061 gene encoding uncharacterized protein LOC108816061 has translation MGDHNSSQASYIHLVHHLIEECIVFNMGKEECMDALLKHANIKPIITSTVWKELAKENKEFFEAYERRREEIPTEKETARRIQDLLSRTSI, from the exons ATGGGTGATCATAACAGCTCACAAGCATCTTACATCCATTTG GTGCATCATTTGATAGAAGAATGTATAGTATTCAACATGGGCAAAGAAGAATGTATGGATGCCCTGCTCAAGCATGCTAATATCAAGCCTATCATCACTTCCACAG TGTGGAAGGAGCTAGCGAAAGAGAACAAGGAGTTCTTCGAGGCATacgagagaagaagagaagaaatacCGACCGAGAAAGAGACAGCTCGAAGAATCCAAGATTTGCTTTCACGAACTTCAATCTAA
- the LOC108814828 gene encoding protein SODIUM POTASSIUM ROOT DEFECTIVE 1 encodes MLCASQASTRNICSTMDQPSQPSSSSTVRLGGRAIDRHNPIIRDGRRFTPPPSPNHNSSSAPSSSSSTYHTPLKTRLGPESSEQTRAAKRKSKKSQRDAGKSPISCFTSDTPQGSSRYLLSNPVFFDGFVDSDPIPIPIEPEITTSDGLDKTHEDTSVINASKHLSSSSSTSSFLEKKQPDFFDGFLDYDPVMSPNNPFYEPTKASPTASQGSLEDKDASSPDNIPFSEPTKASPTASHSSLEDKDVSSPDFKFSPPQPPPPPPPPSPPPTEKNSSSDQVVVLRVSLHCKGCAGKVKKHLSKLKGVTSFNIDFAGKKVTVTGDVTPLTVLASISKVKNAQVWPETIQK; translated from the exons ATGTTATGTGCATCTCAAGCATCAACAAGAAACATTTGCTCAACCATGGACCAACCCTCAcaaccttcttcttcatccacGGTCCGGCTCGGTGGTCGAGCCATCGACCGTCATAACCCAATCATACGTGACGGTCGGAGGTTcactcctcctccttctccaaACCATAACTCCTCCTCTgctccttcttcttcatcttctacgTATCATACTCCTCTCAAGACTAGGTTAGGTCCAGAGAGCAGCGAGCAAACACGTGCTGCGAAGAGGAAGAGCAAGAAAAGTCAGCGTGACGCTGGTAAGTCACCTATTAGTTGTTTCACCAGTGACACTCCTCAAGGCTCTTCAAGGTATTTATTGAGCAACCCGGTTTTCTTTGACGGGTTTGTGGATTCTGACCCTATTCCAATACCTATTGAACCGGAGATAACCACGTCTGATGGTTTGGACAAGACTCATGAGGATACATCGGTAATAAACGCCTCTaagcatctttcttcttcttcttctacttcgtCTTTCTTGGAGAAGAAGCAACCTGATTTCTTCGATGGGTTCTTGGACTATGACCCGGTTATGTCTCCTAATAATCCTTTCTATGAACCCACAAAAGCTTCTCCCACAGCATCTCAAGGCTCTCTTGAAGATAAAGATGCTTCGTCTCCGGATAATATTCCTTTCTCCGAACCTACAAAAGCTTCTCCGACAGCATCTCATAGCTCTCTCGAAGATAAAGATGTTTCGTCTCCGGATTTCAAGTTCTCTCCTCCACAacctccaccacctcctcctccaccgtcACCGCCGCCAACGGAGAAGAACTCATCGTCTGATCAA GTGGTAGTCTTGAGAGTGTCACTTCACTGCAAAGGCTGTGCAGGAAAAGTCAAGAAACATCTTTCGAAACTGAAAG GCGTGACGTCGTTTAACATAGACTTCGCTGGAAAGAAGGTAACCGTGACGGGAGACGTAACACCGTTAACTGTGCTGGCGAGTATTTCCAAAGTTAAAAACGCCCAGGTTTGGCCTGAGACTATTCAGAAGTAA
- the LOC108815006 gene encoding 60S ribosomal protein L35-4, with translation MARIKVHELRERSKTDLQSQLQEFKAELALLRVAKVTGGAPNKLSKIKVVRKSIAQVLTVISQKQKLALREAYKNKKFLPLDLRPKKTRAIRRRLTKHQSSLKTEREKKKEMYFPLRKYAIKV, from the exons ATGG CAAGGATTAAGGTTCACGAGCTTAGAGAGAGATCGAAGACGGATCTTCAGAGCCAGCTTCAGGAGTTCAAGGCTGAGCTCGCCCTCCTCCGTGTCGCTAAAGTCACCGGAGGTGCCCCCAACAAGCTTTCCAAAAT CAAGGTCGTGAGGAAATCAATTGCTCAGGTATTGACAGTGATCTCACAGAAGCAGAAATTAGCACTAAGAGAAGCATACAAGAACAAGAAGTTCTTGCCTCTTGATCTTCGTCCCAAGAAGACACGTGCTATCCGTAGACGTCTTACCAAGCATCAG TCTTCCTTAAAGACAGAGcgtgagaagaagaaagagatgtaTTTCCCTCTGAGGAAGTATGCTATCAAAGTCTAG
- the LOC108818037 gene encoding ankyrin repeat-containing protein At5g02620, translated as MKENYKKTMTKQITARRDDTPLHTAVREGKTEILLEMIGEHDGAELKELLAEQNQSGETALYVAAEFGHTDMVKILMKHSDSVLAGTKAKNGFDAFHIAAKNGNLKVLDVLMEANPELSFTFDSSKTTALHTAASQGHGEIVCFLLDKGVDLAAIARSNGKTALHSAARNGHTEIVKELIAKKVGMVTRVDKKGQTALHMAVKGQNAEIVDALMKADPSLINAADNKGNTPLHIAVRKNRVEIVQTVLQYGEVSRVAVNKSGETALDIAEKTGVHEIVPLLQKIGMQNARSIKPAARVEPSGSSKKLKETVSEIGHEVHTQLEQTVRTRREIQGIGKRVNKMHTEGLNNAINSTTVVAILIATVAFGAIFNVPGQYTDDPKNVPPGYTLGEARAASRPEFLIFVVFDSFALFISLAVVVVQTSVVVIERKAKKQMMAIINKLMWMACIMISVAFLSLSFVVVGDKQRPLAIGITAIGALIMVSTLGTMCYWVVANRIEGSKSSPASMMSDSELVDHKHNRKLYAV; from the exons ATGAAAGAGAATTACAAGAAGACGATGACTAAGCAGATAACCGCGAGGCGTGACGACACGCCGTTACACACGGCGGTCAGAGAAGGAAAAACAGAGATTCTCTTGGAGATGATCGGCGAACACGACGGCGCAGAGCTGAAAGAGCTGTTGGCAGAGCAAAACCAGTCAGGAGAAACGGCTCTGTACGTGGCTGCGGAGTTCGGACACACCGACATGGTTAAGATTCTGATGAAACACTCCGACTCTGTCTTAGCCGGAACCAAAGCCAAAAACGGCTTCGACGCCTTTCACATCGCCGCCAAAAACGGCAATCTAA AGGTTCTTGATGTGTTAATGGAGGCAAACCCAGAGCTTTCATTTACATTCGATTCATCCAAAACGACGGCGCTTCACACGGCGGCTTCTCAGGGTCACGGAGAGATCGTTTGTTTCCTGTTGGACAAAGGTGTGGACTTAGCCGCTATTGCGAGAAGCAACGGTAAAACGGCTTTGCACTCTGCTGCTAGGAACGGGCACACGGAGATCGTGAAAGAGCTGATTGCGAAGAAAGTTGGAATGGTTACGAGAGTCGACAAGAAAGGCCAAACCGCGCTTCATATGGCGGTTAAAGGACAGAACGCTGAGATCGTCGATGCGTTGATGAAAGCAGATCCTTCGTTGATCAATGCTGCTGATAATAAAGGAAACACTCCTCTCCATATCGCTGTCCGTAAAAACAGAGTAGAG ATTGTTCAGACGGTTTTACAGTATGGTGAAGTGAGTAGAGTGGCGGTTAATAAATCCGGAGAGACAGCTCTTGATATCGCTGAGAAAACCGGTGTGCACGAGATTGTACCGCTTCTTCAGAAGATCGGTATGCAGAACGCAAGATCCATCAAACCAGCTGCAAGGGTGGAACCGTCAGGCTCCTCGAAGAAACTGAAAGAAACGGTCAGCGAAATAGGCCACGAGGTGCATACTCAGCTCGAACAAACCGTGAGAACGAGAAGAGAGATTCAAGGAATCGGTAAACGTGTCAACAAAATGCACACGGAAGGACTCAACAACGCCATAAACTCCACGACCGTCGTAGCCATTCTCATAGCAACCGTCGCTTTTGGAGCTATCTTCAACGTTCCGGGCCAGTACACGGATGATCCTAAAAACGTTCCTCCAGGGTATACACTAGGAGAAGCAAGAGCAGCTTCGAGACCCGAGTTCTTGATCTTTGTCGTGTTTGATTCTTTCGCCCTCTTCATCTCTTTGGCAGTGGTTGTGGTTCAGACATCAGTTGTGGTAATAGAGAGGAAAGCTAAGAAGCAAATGATGGCGATTATCAACAAGCTAATGTGGATGGCTTGCATAATGATCTCAGTGGCGTTTTTATCGCTGTCTTTTGTTGTTGTGGGAGATAAGCAGAGGCCATTGGCGATTGGTATAACAGCCATTGGAGCTTTAATCATGGTTTCAACGCTTGGGACTATGTGTTATTGGGTGGTTGCTAATCGGATTGAAGGTTCTAAGTCGTCTCCAGCTTCAATGATGTCTGATTCTGAGTTAGTTGATCACAAGCATAACCGGAAGCTTTATGCGGTTTGA
- the LOC108815914 gene encoding uncharacterized protein LOC108815914 gives MNSVCISSCIDDARDTRVPRTTYVNLYKWPESDAEFVRSVRRGGGVPTARVVDSISCRQMYLRSYTFSREDDDKSKAEKVVPSSTQTSCLGRFKETASFRKGNKEESDVIVEKSKPGSRREKRRVRKKKKKREQACSVMFRFFRRLLSCAATVDVVDPN, from the coding sequence ATGAACTCAGTATGCATCTCTAGCTGCATCGACGATGCACGTGACACACGCGTGCCTCGTACCACGTACGTGAATCTCTATAAATGGCCTGAGTCGGACGCCGAGTTCGTCCGCTCCGTCCGACGAGGAGGCGGCGTACCTACAGCGCGTGTGGTGGATAGCATCTCATGCCGGCAGATGTATCTCAGGAGCTACACGTTCTCTCGAGAAGATGACGATAAGAGCAAAGCGGAGAAGGTAGTGCCGTCATCGACGCAAACCTCGTGTCTAGGGAGGTTTAAGGAAACGGCCTCGTTCAGGAAGGGGAATAAGGAGGAAAGTGATGTCATTGTTGAGAAGTCAAAACCGGGTAGCCGTCGTGAGAAGAGAAGAGttagaaagaagaaaaagaagagagaacaagCTTGTTCTGTTATGTTCAGGTTTTTTCGAAGGTTACTCTCTTGTGCTGCGACCGTAGATGTTGTTGATCCAAACTAG
- the LOC108816937 gene encoding uncharacterized protein LOC108816937 — protein MFPSLALSTAPMPSTIISATRRSPVTQLNAKKTKPEKKLPTTTTSTSGFSGRTSKELTWQCIEGCGACCKLAKDFAFATPDEIFDDPDDVELYRSMIGDDGWCINYDKPTRKCSIYADRPYFCRVEPEVFKTLYGIEEKKFNKEACSCCIDTIKTIHGSDSKELDSFNRAIRSSPSSS, from the exons atgtttcctTCGCTTGCGTTATCGACGGCACCAATGCCGTCGACGATTATCTCCGCCACGAGACGGTCCCCAGTCACGCAACTTAACGCAAAGAAAACCAAGCCAGAGAAGAAGCTGCCAACGACGACGACGTCCACGAGCGGTTTCTCCGGCAGAACATCGAAGGAGCTGACGTGGCAGTGCATAGAAGGCTGCGGAGCTTGCTGTAAGCTTGCAAAGGACTTCGCTTTCGCGACCCCTGACGAAATCTTCGACGACCCTGATGATGTCGAG CTGTATAGAAGCATGATTGGAGATGATGGGTGGTGCATAAACTACGACAAACCTACACGCAAATGCTCCATTTATGCTG ATCGACCATATTTCTGCCGGGTAGAGCCAGAGGTTTTCAAGACTCTCTACGGGATCGAAGAAAAGAAATTCAACAAGGAAGCTTGCAG CTGCTGCATTGATACCATTAAAACAATACATGGCTCAGATTCCAAGGAACTAGACAGTTTCAACCGCGCAATCAGAAGCAGTCCGAGCTCGAGTTAA
- the LOC108816938 gene encoding uncharacterized protein LOC108816938 produces MTIMNTLIWRNLLFWSIAHTLIPGSVRSQSITLDSIEIFTKHDWFKLKHTVYFQCKGENKTVLPDVTKSGIVYTFRGQESWQPMTEISGEKCKRCGIYEQGSLISDKEFDEWELCPSDFSASQIYMHFKEKEINATFVCHGCAKLDSVSAGAATGSSSKEEGDNGSKVVIAIVAGVLCATIVVVGGVFMFRHSKRMKLQRDQARFMKLFEENDDEPEDELGLEPVL; encoded by the exons atgaCGATTATGAATACGTTGATCTGGAGAAATCTTCTTTTCTGGTCCATCGCACACACGTTGATTCCAG GATCTGTTAGATCACAATCTATCACACTGGACTCCATAGAGATATTCACGAAGCATGACTGGTTTAAACTCAAACACACGGTCTACTTTCAATGCAAAGGAGAGAACAAGACAGTTCTTCCTGATGTTACCAAATCCGGTATCGTGTATACTTTTCGCGGTCAAGAATCATGGCAG CCAATGACAGAGATCAGTGGGGAAAAGTGTAAGCGATGCGGAATCTATGAGCAAGGCAGTCTGATATCAGACAAAGAGTTTGATGAATGGGAGCTTTGTCCTTCAGATTTCTCTGCTAGCCAAATCTATATGCActttaaagaaaaagagatcaATGCTACTTTTGTCTGCCACGGTTGTGCCAAGCTCGACTCCG TATCTGCTGGAGCAGCGACGGGTTCAAGTTCAAAAGAGGAAGGAGATAATGGGTCAAAAGTTGTGATAGCGATTGTAGCAGGGGTCTTGTGTGCAACTATTGTAGTGGTTGGAGGGGTTTTCATGTTTAGGCACTCAAAGAGGATGAAGCTGCAGCGAGATCAAGCCAGGTTTATGAAGCTTTTTGAGGAAAATGATGATGAACCTGAAGATGAACTTGGACTTGAACCTGTGCTATGA
- the LOC108816839 gene encoding pathogenesis-related protein PRB1-3 has protein sequence MSSSLFLRQLFLFISSLLILLFSGDVPSAAGAPSPVVSPRAMMRERRNKMQTMEFLNAHNTARVASGASHLRWDQGLARFAYDWAKQRKSDCKMTHSGGPHGENIFWYQRSVNWTPKRVVATWVDESLHYDRTTNSCGAGKMCGHYTQIIWRATTAVGCARVKCDNELGFLVVCEYSPGGNYEGESPYDLPK, from the coding sequence ATGTCGTCTTCGTTGTTTCTTCGTCAACTTTTTCTCTTCATCTCCTCTCTCCTCATCCTTCTCTTCTCCGGCGATGTTCCCTCCGCCGCCGGAGCTCCCTCTCCGGTCGTATCTCCCCGTGCgatgatgagagagagaaggaataAGATGCAAACGATGGAGTTTTTAAACGCGCACAACACAGCGCGGGTAGCTTCAGGCGCGTCGCATCTCAGATGGGATCAAGGCCTGGCCCGTTTCGCATACGATTGGGCCAAACAACGCAAATCGGATTGTAAAATGACCCATTCAGGTGGGCCTCACGGAGAGAATATATTCTGGTACCAGAGGAGTGTGAATTGGACGCCCAAGAGAGTGGTCGCGACGTGGGTGGATGAAAGCTTGCACTACGACCGGACGACTAACTCGTGTGGAGCTGGTAAGATGTGCGGTCACTATACGCAGATAATTTGGCGCGCAACCACAGCCGTTGGATGCGCACGTGTCAAGTGTGACAACGAACTTGGATTCCTTGTGGTTTGCGAGTATTCACCTGGTGGAAATTACGAAGGCGAAAGTCCCTATGATTTGCctaaataa
- the LOC108814446 gene encoding uncharacterized protein LOC108814446, whose protein sequence is MSIIRNAIRSSLSLRTLDPAISRSSLPFLQESRKRLSTVTEQPPPPSSPLPPPPPGGSTVEGGVKKPAGEGKSYGKFSGFSKHTLKSDVMSVLEGCNVTPDDLRFSYMRGGNLNPSGVYVQFSSRSSYDNAMRAIAKKGRLYRLERATQSQWDPVVPYEGKVVALHGLPPNAIIEDIDRFLSGCLYHPGSIQFLTIQGLGSPKRVALVRFTSQTQAMNAYITKNRNFLLNQRITLQVLQ, encoded by the exons ATGAGTATCATCCGTAACGCGATCCGATCGAGTTTGAGCCTCCGGACGTTGGATCCGGCGATCAGTCGTAGCTCTCTTCCATTTCTTCAGGAATCGCGGAAACGTCTATCTACCGTCACAGAGcagcctcctcctccttcctctCCGTTACCACCACCGCCTCCGGGAGGTTCCACGGTTGAAGGAGGAGTAAAGAAGCCTGCAGGAGAAG GGAAGTCGTATGGGAAGTTTTCAGGCTTCTCAAAACATACGCTGAAGAGTGATGTGATGAGCGTACTTGAAGGATGCAATGTGACACCTGATGATCTCAGATTCAGCTACATGCGTGGTGGTAACTTGAATCCTTCTGGAGT TTATGTGCAATTCTCTTCCCGTTCATCTTATGATAATGCAATGCGAGCGATTGCGAAGAAGGGAAGGCTATATAGATTAGAAAGG GCTACTCAGTCTCAGTGGGATCCCGTTGTTCCTTATGAAGGCAAAGTG GTTGCGCTACATGGACTTCCGCCGAATGCTATAATAGAAGACATTGATAGGTTCTTATCCGGCTGTCTCTATCATCCTGGATCCATCCAGTTCCTCACCAT TCAAGGACTCGGAAGTCCTAAGAGGGTGGCACTGGTGCGTTTCACTTCACAGACCCAGGCGATGAATGCATACATTACGAAGAACAGGAACTTCCTTCTCAACCAACGAATCACGTTGCAAGTTCTGCAGTAA